One part of the Anaeromyxobacter sp. Fw109-5 genome encodes these proteins:
- a CDS encoding TerC family protein, translating into MLDLLTQPDVWISLATLAAMEIVLGIDNVVFLTILAGRLPQEQQPKARRLGLGFALATRLGLLFAISWVMGLTRELFSVAGQGFSGRDLILLAGGLFLIGKATFEIHDKLEVEHGPEEAKKGGASFWGVIVQIGILDIVFSLDSVITAVGMARHLSVMVTAMVLAVGVMLVFAGPIGGFVERHPTMKMLALSFLILIGVMLVAEGFGRHVEKGYIYFAMAFSLAVELLNMRIRRAKEAPVKLHGRFEIEEPRG; encoded by the coding sequence ATGCTCGACCTCCTCACCCAGCCGGACGTCTGGATCTCGCTCGCCACGCTCGCCGCGATGGAGATCGTCCTCGGCATCGACAACGTGGTGTTCCTCACCATCCTCGCCGGGCGCCTCCCGCAGGAGCAGCAGCCGAAGGCGCGCAGGCTCGGGCTCGGCTTCGCCCTCGCCACCCGGCTCGGCCTGCTCTTCGCGATCAGCTGGGTGATGGGGCTCACGCGCGAGCTGTTCTCCGTCGCCGGCCAGGGCTTCTCCGGGCGCGACCTCATCCTCCTCGCCGGCGGCCTGTTCCTCATCGGCAAGGCGACGTTCGAGATCCACGACAAGCTCGAGGTGGAGCACGGGCCGGAGGAGGCGAAGAAGGGCGGCGCGAGCTTCTGGGGAGTGATCGTCCAGATCGGCATCCTCGACATCGTCTTCTCGCTCGACTCCGTCATCACCGCCGTGGGCATGGCCCGCCACCTCTCGGTGATGGTGACCGCGATGGTGCTCGCGGTGGGCGTGATGCTGGTGTTCGCCGGGCCGATCGGGGGCTTCGTGGAGCGCCACCCGACCATGAAGATGCTCGCGCTCTCGTTCCTCATCCTCATCGGCGTGATGCTCGTGGCGGAGGGGTTCGGCAGGCACGTCGAGAAGGGCTACATCTACTTCGCGATGGCGTTCTCGCTGGCGGTGGAGCTCCTCAACATGCGCATCCGGCGGGCGAAGGAGGCGCCGGTGAAGCTGCACGGTCGGTTCGAGATCGAGGAGCCCCGTGGCTGA
- a CDS encoding DMT family transporter — MADLALLVLTLFWGTTFHFVKGVLEVASPGVFLAARFATAAAVLGAVALWRRERVGAGFLRHGVLLGAFMLAGFALQTVGLRHTTPARSGFFTGLAVLIVPFLARFLLGRAVKMASWAGVALAVAGLALLTHPFGEPVDAGVRLGDLLTAGCAVAFALQIVYTSEWSPRHPIVPLTLAQITVTFLGAAAMLPFESRYYRPEGAAVFAVTVVFTGVFMTALAFFVQNWGQRHTTAVRAALIFSLEPVAAALFSHFYGGEPLRATDWGGGALIALGVVAGEVGGLVEGRRSPGPALTAGGRG, encoded by the coding sequence GTGGCTGACCTGGCGCTGCTCGTCCTCACGCTGTTCTGGGGCACCACCTTCCACTTCGTGAAGGGGGTGCTCGAGGTCGCCTCGCCGGGCGTGTTCCTCGCGGCGCGCTTCGCGACGGCCGCGGCCGTCCTGGGCGCGGTCGCGCTCTGGCGGCGCGAGCGGGTGGGGGCGGGGTTCCTGCGCCACGGGGTGCTGCTCGGCGCGTTCATGCTGGCGGGCTTCGCCCTCCAGACCGTCGGGCTCCGCCACACGACGCCGGCGCGCTCCGGCTTCTTCACCGGCCTGGCGGTGCTCATCGTCCCGTTCCTCGCGAGGTTCCTGCTCGGACGGGCGGTGAAGATGGCGAGCTGGGCGGGCGTCGCGCTGGCGGTGGCCGGGCTCGCGCTGCTCACCCACCCCTTCGGCGAGCCGGTCGACGCCGGGGTGCGGCTCGGAGATCTCCTCACCGCCGGCTGCGCCGTCGCGTTCGCGCTCCAGATCGTCTACACGTCCGAGTGGTCCCCCCGGCACCCCATCGTGCCGCTCACGCTCGCGCAGATCACGGTCACCTTCCTCGGAGCGGCGGCGATGCTGCCCTTCGAGTCGCGCTACTACCGGCCCGAGGGCGCGGCGGTGTTCGCCGTCACGGTGGTCTTCACGGGCGTGTTCATGACCGCCCTCGCCTTCTTCGTCCAGAACTGGGGCCAGCGGCACACGACGGCGGTCCGCGCGGCGCTCATCTTCTCGCTCGAGCCGGTGGCGGCGGCGCTCTTCAGCCACTTCTACGGCGGCGAGCCGCTGCGGGCGACCGACTGGGGTGGCGGCGCGCTCATCGCGCTCGGCGTCGTCGCCGGGGAGGTGGGCGGCTTGGTGGAGGGGCGGCGGTCCCCCGGCCCCGCGCTCACCGCCGGCGGGCGCGGCTGA
- a CDS encoding glycosyltransferase family 4 protein yields MNHPDTSLSIAYANYGEQSGVTAHVAGALRALGHRIAPVSARGPLDLRDPQTRLPRLTRDVFAHLAVAAARFRGRALAYRWNTAYAFDVHSRYLGAAIDGLDPAPDVVLQNGALFAPGAPPRVPYVLLLDHTRALAEASPAFPAAGLAAPPRYGPSWFARERACYQGAAAIATFSENVARSLVRDYGIAGQRVEIVGAGANAVPERVVRADDGETILFVGREFARKGGTFLLDAFELVRRRRPSARLLIAGPPEPLALPAGAEQLGPVPYEELEPLFARATVFALPTLWEPFGIAFLDAMACGVPCVGTHVEAVPEIVEDGKTGVLVPPGDPAALAEALLALLGDPARARAMGAAGRARVQGRFLWSHVGGRLDGLLQSVRATPRQPARAAS; encoded by the coding sequence ATGAATCATCCGGACACGTCTCTCTCGATCGCCTACGCCAACTATGGGGAGCAGAGCGGTGTCACCGCCCACGTGGCCGGAGCGCTCCGCGCCCTCGGCCACCGGATCGCTCCGGTGTCGGCGCGCGGGCCGCTCGACCTCCGCGACCCGCAGACCCGCCTGCCCCGGCTCACCCGCGACGTGTTCGCCCACCTGGCGGTCGCTGCCGCGCGCTTCCGGGGGCGGGCGCTCGCGTACCGCTGGAACACGGCGTACGCCTTCGACGTCCACTCGCGCTACCTCGGCGCGGCGATCGACGGGCTCGATCCCGCCCCGGACGTCGTGCTCCAGAACGGCGCCCTGTTCGCGCCCGGCGCGCCGCCGCGCGTCCCGTACGTCCTCCTGCTCGACCACACGCGCGCGCTCGCGGAGGCGTCGCCGGCGTTCCCCGCCGCCGGCCTGGCGGCCCCGCCGCGCTACGGCCCGTCCTGGTTCGCGCGCGAGCGCGCCTGCTACCAGGGGGCCGCCGCGATCGCGACGTTCTCCGAGAACGTGGCCCGCTCGCTCGTGCGCGACTACGGGATCGCGGGCCAGCGCGTGGAGATCGTCGGCGCCGGCGCGAACGCGGTGCCGGAGCGGGTGGTCCGCGCGGACGACGGCGAGACCATCCTCTTCGTGGGGCGCGAGTTCGCGCGGAAGGGCGGGACGTTCCTGCTCGACGCCTTCGAGCTGGTGCGCCGCCGCCGGCCGTCGGCGCGGCTGCTCATCGCGGGACCGCCCGAGCCCCTCGCCCTGCCCGCCGGCGCCGAGCAGCTCGGGCCCGTTCCCTACGAGGAGCTCGAGCCGCTGTTCGCCCGCGCCACCGTGTTCGCCCTGCCGACCTTGTGGGAGCCGTTCGGCATCGCCTTCCTCGACGCGATGGCGTGCGGCGTGCCCTGCGTCGGGACCCACGTCGAGGCGGTGCCGGAGATCGTCGAGGACGGGAAGACCGGCGTGCTCGTGCCGCCCGGGGACCCGGCCGCCCTCGCGGAGGCGCTGCTCGCGCTCCTCGGCGATCCGGCGCGTGCGCGGGCGATGGGCGCGGCGGGCCGCGCGCGCGTGCAGGGCCGCTTCCTGTGGTCGCACGTCGGCGGCCGGCTCGACGGCCTGCTCCAGTCGGTGCGGGCGACGCCGCGCCAGCCCGCGCGCGCCGCCTCCTGA
- a CDS encoding murein transglycosylase A, which produces MRRALRLALAATLALAACRTVPPPPPQPATTAERALEELSPGAFPAFGDDLDYAGLDAALEGSLQHFARVARADPGRTLAFGKERVPVAKVAASLRRFRELVGARPAPAALREALRREFRVFRSIGDGRGTVLFTGYYLPEIAGSLERGGRYQVPLHRAPVDLVQVRARDFPALSADLIGRVRDGRLVPYPTRAEIADGAIAGQGAELAWVASAVDAFFLEIQGSGLLRLPDGTTRVVTYAGKNGHRYEAIGAELIRRGALTREQVSMQAIRAWLAANPAEQPLLLATNPSYVFFRFADDAIGSLGVPVTPDRTIAADARVFPKGALAFVETERPADATGGPMKPFGRFFLDQDAGGAIKSSARVDLFLGSGAYAESAAGRMKQPGRLYYLLLK; this is translated from the coding sequence ATGCGCCGCGCCCTCCGCCTCGCCCTCGCCGCCACGCTCGCGCTCGCCGCCTGCCGCACCGTCCCGCCGCCGCCCCCGCAGCCGGCCACCACCGCCGAGCGGGCCCTCGAGGAGCTCTCGCCCGGCGCCTTCCCGGCGTTCGGCGACGACCTCGACTACGCGGGCCTGGACGCCGCCCTGGAGGGATCGCTGCAGCACTTCGCGCGGGTGGCGCGCGCCGATCCCGGCCGGACGCTCGCCTTCGGGAAGGAGCGCGTCCCGGTCGCGAAGGTGGCCGCCTCGCTGCGGCGCTTCCGCGAGCTCGTGGGGGCGCGGCCCGCGCCGGCCGCGCTGCGCGAGGCGCTGCGCCGCGAGTTCCGCGTCTTCCGCTCGATCGGCGACGGGCGCGGGACGGTGCTCTTCACGGGCTACTACCTCCCGGAGATCGCGGGCTCGCTCGAGCGCGGCGGCCGGTACCAGGTCCCCCTGCACCGGGCCCCGGTCGATCTCGTGCAGGTCCGCGCGCGCGACTTCCCCGCGCTCTCGGCGGACCTCATCGGCCGGGTGCGCGACGGCCGGCTCGTGCCGTATCCGACGCGCGCGGAGATCGCGGACGGCGCCATCGCCGGCCAGGGCGCGGAGCTGGCGTGGGTCGCCTCGGCGGTGGACGCCTTCTTCCTGGAGATCCAGGGGAGCGGGCTCTTGCGCCTGCCGGACGGGACCACCCGCGTCGTGACCTACGCCGGCAAGAACGGCCACCGCTACGAGGCGATCGGCGCCGAGCTGATCCGCCGCGGCGCGCTCACGCGCGAGCAGGTCTCGATGCAGGCCATCCGCGCGTGGCTCGCGGCGAACCCGGCGGAGCAGCCGCTCCTCCTCGCCACGAACCCGTCCTACGTCTTCTTCCGCTTCGCGGACGACGCCATCGGCTCCCTGGGCGTGCCGGTCACCCCGGATCGCACCATCGCCGCCGACGCGCGCGTGTTCCCGAAGGGCGCGCTCGCCTTCGTGGAGACGGAGCGCCCCGCGGACGCGACGGGGGGGCCCATGAAGCCGTTCGGCCGGTTCTTCCTCGACCAGGACGCGGGCGGCGCGATCAAGAGCTCGGCGCGCGTCGACCTGTTCCTCGGCAGCGGCGCCTACGCGGAGAGCGCGGCGGGACGGATGAAGCAGCCGGGGCGGCTCTACTACCTGCTCCTGAAGTAG
- the uraA gene encoding uracil permease codes for MKAEQRTVDVGERLPLLQSIPLSLQHLFAMFGATVLVPYLVGLDTSVTLFTSGVGTLLYIFVTKGKIPAYLGSSFAFIAAFIGLLGAKAGELASPDRIAVAMGGCVVVGLVYIVVAAIIGKFGTGWIDRLLPPVVIGSVVMVIGLGLARTAVVTMAMEGGTGTYHPEYFAVALSALAIAILAAVFLKGFLGVIPILIGIVGGYLVALLAGQVSFDAVRSAAPVALPPFVPPKFTWGAILTLAPISLVVITEHIGHLIVTNNIVGRDFVKDPGLHRSLAGDGVATAFAGLLGGPPNTTYGENIGVMAITRVFSVWVIGGAAVIAIVMSFFPPVGALIRTIPTHVMGGICILLFGIIASAGIRMLVEAGIDFSQKRNLIIASVVLVIGIGGAKLHIGGIEFGEMSLAAYVGMLLNLILPRAMEKGAGEAAGEAADV; via the coding sequence CGGCCTCGACACCTCGGTGACGCTCTTCACCTCCGGCGTCGGCACGCTGCTCTACATCTTCGTGACGAAGGGGAAGATCCCCGCCTACCTCGGGTCGTCCTTCGCCTTCATCGCCGCGTTCATCGGCCTGCTCGGCGCCAAGGCGGGAGAGCTCGCCTCGCCCGACCGCATCGCGGTCGCCATGGGCGGCTGCGTGGTGGTGGGCCTCGTCTACATCGTCGTGGCGGCCATCATCGGCAAGTTCGGCACCGGCTGGATCGACCGGCTGCTGCCGCCCGTGGTCATCGGCTCGGTGGTGATGGTCATCGGCCTCGGCCTCGCCCGCACCGCGGTGGTGACGATGGCGATGGAGGGCGGCACGGGGACCTATCACCCCGAGTACTTCGCGGTGGCCCTCTCCGCGCTCGCGATCGCCATCCTGGCGGCGGTGTTCCTGAAGGGGTTCCTCGGCGTCATCCCCATCCTGATCGGCATCGTGGGCGGCTACCTCGTGGCGCTCCTCGCCGGGCAGGTGAGCTTCGACGCGGTGAGGTCCGCCGCGCCGGTCGCGCTGCCCCCCTTCGTGCCGCCGAAGTTCACCTGGGGCGCGATCCTCACGCTCGCCCCGATCTCGCTCGTCGTCATCACCGAGCACATCGGCCACCTCATCGTCACGAACAACATCGTGGGGCGCGACTTCGTGAAGGATCCGGGCCTCCACCGCTCGCTCGCGGGCGACGGCGTGGCCACCGCCTTCGCGGGCCTCCTGGGCGGCCCGCCCAACACCACCTACGGCGAGAACATCGGGGTCATGGCGATCACGCGGGTGTTCAGCGTGTGGGTCATCGGCGGCGCGGCCGTGATCGCCATCGTGATGTCGTTCTTCCCGCCGGTGGGCGCGCTCATCCGCACCATCCCGACCCACGTGATGGGCGGCATCTGCATCCTGCTCTTCGGGATCATCGCCTCCGCCGGCATCCGCATGCTGGTCGAGGCCGGCATCGACTTCTCCCAGAAGCGCAACCTCATCATCGCCTCGGTGGTGCTCGTCATCGGCATCGGCGGCGCGAAGCTGCACATCGGCGGCATCGAGTTCGGCGAGATGTCCCTCGCCGCCTACGTCGGCATGCTGCTGAACCTGATCCTGCCCCGCGCCATGGAGAAGGGCGCCGGCGAGGCGGCCGGCGAGGCGGCGGACGTCTAG